The sequence CCCGTGTGCTCTGGCCAGAGCATGAGCCAGGGCCGGAGTGTGCCTGGGTCTGGCGCCTAGGCCTCCATCCGAGGGTCGCACTGTTCTTATGGAAGGTCGCCTGGGTTCAGCTTCCGACAATAGCAGTATTGAGCGAACGGGGCTTGAGGATGCCCCCAGAGTGCAGGGCATGCGGAGCTgatgagtcggtggaccatgtacTGTTTCAGTGCATATGGGCGAGGGCGGCGTGGTGTGCGGCGGGGCTGCCATGGGATGGTTGGACCCGTGGGGACCAGTTCTTACGAACTATCCGCTGGTGGTCGGGTAACCCATTGACACGCCAAGAGGCGGTTAGAGCGACCTGCACAACATACCAGATATGGCTGGCCAGGAATGCTCGAACCTTTGGTGAGCAGAGCAAGTCGCCAAGGCTCGTGGCGGAGAGTGCCCGGGCGCAGGCGGCAGAGATTAGTCGTGCTTCCTCCTTAGATGGacttttgatagctcgggatatCTGGGGTTCCCCTTCTGCCTCGGCAGCTTCtcacacggtgtttttcacctgggagcccccacccccaagcTTCCTCAAAGTCAATTTTGATAGGTCCGTGCTGGATGGTGTCACGATAGGTGGAgcgggttttgttattcggGACCCGACCTCCAGGGTAGTGGCGGCGGGAGGCTGTCAGGTATTTGACTGCACGATTCCTGGAGCGGAGCTGAGAGCTGCCTGGGCGGGTCTTCGACACACTCAGCATGTGCTCTCAGCTAGATCAGTCatcttggagggtgactcggctacggtCATTAGTATGATCCAGGGGGGTCTGAGAGCCGGTGCTGCCGACCATCCCTTGATCCGCGATATCTGGTTGATGATGAGGGACGGAGGGGTCGTCCAGGCGAAGCATGTGTTTAGAGAAGCCAAcggggctgcggattgggtggccacATATGTGGCTAACCATGCCGGTAGTACCTTATGGGCTGGGGACGGGGAGCTGCCTCGGGAGCTCCGGGATGTTTtgttttccgattttattgggTATATCCGTACATGTGTTGTATAGATCAcccggtttaaaaa is a genomic window of Phoenix dactylifera cultivar Barhee BC4 chromosome 4, palm_55x_up_171113_PBpolish2nd_filt_p, whole genome shotgun sequence containing:
- the LOC120110675 gene encoding uncharacterized protein LOC120110675, with product MPPECRACGADESVDHVLFQCIWARAAWCAAGLPWDGWTRGDQFLRTIRWWSGNPLTRQEAVRATCTTYQIWLARNARTFGEQSKSPRLVAESARAQAAEISRASSLDGLLIARDIWGSPSASAASHTVFFTWEPPPPSFLKVNFDRSVLDGVTIGGAGFVIRDPTSRVVAAGGCQVFDCTIPGAELRAAWAGLRHTQHVLSARSVILEGDSATVISMIQGGLRAGAADHPLIRDIWLMMRDGGVVQAKHVFREANGAADWVATYVANHAGSTLWAGDGELPRELRDVLFSDFIGYIRTCVV